One stretch of Oceanidesulfovibrio indonesiensis DNA includes these proteins:
- a CDS encoding peroxiredoxin codes for MRHFIRIISALSLLAALVCFTAAPVLADNATPADVTRAYQEGDAPPIDSELNVSVGDMAPDFTLPSIQGEDVTLSDYRGKKNVVISFVPAAFTPVCSDQWPGYCLAEPLFRKHDAILLGISTDNLPSLYVWTSAMDNLWFPVLSDFWPHGEVARKFGVLRSTGVAERALFVVDKQGVIRYIDVHDINSRPDLGELMSALEKVNEQQ; via the coding sequence ATGCGTCATTTCATCCGTATCATATCTGCTCTGTCTCTTCTTGCCGCACTCGTTTGTTTCACCGCCGCGCCTGTACTTGCCGACAACGCCACTCCCGCGGATGTCACGCGTGCGTACCAGGAAGGCGACGCGCCGCCGATTGATTCCGAGCTCAATGTTTCCGTGGGCGACATGGCCCCGGACTTTACGCTTCCATCCATCCAGGGTGAGGACGTCACCCTGAGCGACTACCGCGGCAAGAAAAACGTGGTGATCTCCTTCGTGCCGGCCGCCTTCACCCCGGTCTGCTCGGACCAATGGCCCGGTTATTGCCTTGCCGAGCCGCTCTTCAGAAAGCACGACGCCATCCTGCTTGGCATCTCCACGGACAATCTGCCCTCGCTGTACGTGTGGACCAGCGCCATGGACAACCTGTGGTTCCCGGTGCTTTCCGATTTCTGGCCGCACGGCGAGGTGGCCCGGAAGTTTGGTGTGCTGCGCTCCACCGGCGTGGCCGAGCGCGCCCTGTTCGTGGTCGACAAGCAGGGGGTCATCCGGTACATCGACGTCCACGATATCAATTCCCGGCCCGACCTCGGCGAGCTCATGAGCGCGCTCGAAAAAGTGAACGAGCAGCAATAG
- the cobT gene encoding nicotinate-nucleotide--dimethylbenzimidazole phosphoribosyltransferase has translation MESSKPLYRSAATAIRPPESALYEAARRHLDNLTKPPGSLGRLEDLAAQLYAVRGGKTPLDVDPARIYTIAGDHGVAGPDGPGVSPFPQDVTRQMVLNFLSGGAAVNAIANSVGAQHRVVDAGCLGGPFPEHEHLVQRKVAEGTANFLDGPAMSREQCEAALDLGVSLARESAADGVRTLMTGEMGIGNTTPSTALYCAYHGLDPVRMTGPGAGLNAEGVSRKAQVIQKALAEHADVVSAQDPVDILAALGGYEIAALAGLIIGGAAEGMIVVVDGFISTAALCAAARIAPDVRFFVMVSHASAEPGHRGAVESLGLAPLLDLGMRLGEGTGAALALPLYRAAGAVFQEMATFDSAGVSRS, from the coding sequence ATGGAGTCCTCAAAACCGCTGTACCGCAGTGCCGCCACAGCAATCCGCCCCCCGGAATCAGCTCTCTACGAGGCAGCGCGACGCCACCTCGACAACCTGACCAAACCTCCGGGAAGCCTTGGTCGGCTCGAGGACCTGGCCGCCCAGCTCTATGCTGTCCGCGGCGGGAAAACACCTCTGGATGTTGACCCGGCCCGCATCTATACCATCGCGGGAGACCACGGCGTGGCCGGACCGGATGGTCCGGGCGTCAGCCCCTTTCCCCAGGACGTCACCCGGCAGATGGTTCTCAACTTCCTGTCAGGCGGCGCGGCCGTGAACGCCATCGCGAACAGCGTGGGCGCGCAGCACAGGGTTGTGGACGCCGGCTGCCTGGGCGGACCGTTCCCCGAACACGAGCACCTCGTCCAGCGCAAGGTGGCCGAAGGAACTGCAAATTTCCTCGACGGCCCGGCCATGTCACGCGAGCAGTGCGAGGCTGCCCTCGACCTGGGGGTGTCCCTGGCCCGCGAGTCCGCTGCAGACGGCGTGCGCACTCTGATGACCGGCGAGATGGGCATAGGCAACACCACGCCATCCACCGCCCTGTACTGCGCCTATCACGGGCTGGACCCGGTGCGGATGACCGGTCCCGGCGCCGGGCTCAACGCCGAGGGCGTCTCCCGCAAGGCACAGGTCATTCAGAAGGCTCTGGCAGAGCATGCGGACGTGGTTTCCGCGCAGGACCCGGTGGACATCCTCGCCGCGCTCGGCGGCTACGAGATCGCAGCCCTGGCCGGCCTCATCATCGGCGGCGCCGCCGAAGGCATGATCGTGGTGGTGGACGGCTTTATCTCCACAGCTGCGCTCTGCGCCGCCGCGCGCATCGCCCCGGACGTACGCTTCTTCGTCATGGTTTCGCACGCCTCGGCCGAACCCGGACATCGCGGTGCGGTTGAATCATTGGGCCTGGCTCCGCTGCTGGACCTGGGCATGCGTTTGGGAGAAGGCACTGGCGCGGCCCTCGCTCTGCCGCTTTACCGTGCCGCGGGGGCTGTCTTCCAGGAGATGGCGACCTTCGATTCGGCGGGTGTGAGCCGCTCGTAA